The following proteins are co-located in the Mus pahari chromosome 14, PAHARI_EIJ_v1.1, whole genome shotgun sequence genome:
- the Prkar1a gene encoding cAMP-dependent protein kinase type I-alpha regulatory subunit yields MASGSMATSEEERSLRECELYVQKHNIQALLKDSIVQLCTARPERPMAFLREYFERLEKEEARQIQCLQKTGIRTDSRDDEISPPPPNPVVKGRRRRGAISAEVYTEEDAASYVRKVIPKDYKTMAALAKAIEKNVLFSHLDDNERSDIFDAMFPVSFIAGETVIQQGDEGDNFYVIDQGEMDVYVNNEWATSVGEGGSFGELALIYGTPRAATVKAKTNVKLWGIDRDSYRRILMGSTLRKRKMYEEFLSKVSILESLDKWERLTVADALEPVQFEDGQKIVVQGEPGDEFFIILEGTAAVLQRRSENEEFVEVGRLGPSDYFGEIALLMNRPRAATVVARGPLKCVKLDRPRFERVLGPCSDILKRNIQQYNSFVSLSV; encoded by the exons ATGGCGTCTGGCAGTATGGCAACCAGTGAGGAAGAGCGGAGTCTCCGGGAATGCGAGCTCTATGTGCAGAAGCACAACATCCAGGCCCTGCTGAAGGACTCCATCGTGCAGCTGTGCACTGCGAGGCCCGAGAGGCCCATGGCATTCCTTCGGGAATACTTTGAGAGGCTGGAGAAG GAGGAGGCGAGACAGATTCAGTGTCTACAGAAAACCGGCATCCGAACTGACTCGAGGGATGATGAGatctctcctccaccccccaaTCCAGTGGTGAAGGGCCGACGGCGCCGCGGTGCTATCAGTGCTGAAGTTTACACTGAGGAGGATGCTGCATCCTATGTTAGAAAG gtTATTCCAAAAGATTATAAGACAATGGCTGCTTTAGCCAAGGCCATCGAAAAGAACGTGTTATTTtcacaccttgatgataacgAGAGAAG TGACATTTTTGATGCTATGTTTCCAGTCTCCTTTATTGCTGGAGAGACGGTTATTCAGCAAG GTGATGAAGGGGATAACTTCTATGTGATTGATCAAGGAGAAATGGAT GTCTATGTCAATAATGAGTGGGCAACCAGTGTTGGGGAAGGAGGGAGCTTTGGAGAGCTGGCTTTGATTTATGGAACACCCAGAGCAGCCACTGTCAAAGCAAAGACAAACGTGAAACTGTGGGGCATCGACCGAGACAGCTACCGGAGAATTCTCATG ggaaGCACTCTGCGAAAGAGGAAGATGTATGAAGAATTCCTTAGTAAAGTGTCTATTTTAG AGTCTCTGGACAAGTGGGAACGTCTCACAGTAGCCGATGCATTGGAGCCTGTCCAGTTTGAAGATGGACAGAAGATCGTGGTGCAAGGAGAACCGGGGGATGAGTTCTTCATCATTTTAGAG GGCACAGCTGCTGTGCTGCAGCGTCGGTCAGAAAACGAAGAATTTGTTGAAGTGGGACGACTGGGGCCTTCTGATTATTTTG GTGAAATTGCCCTGCTGATGAATCGTCCTCGGGCTGCCACGGTGGTTGCCCGTGGCCCTTTGAAGTGCGTTAAGTTGGACCGGCCTCGGTTTGAACGCGTCCTCGGCCCCTGCTCAGATATCCTCAAGCGAAACATCCAGCAGTACAACAGCTTTGTGTCACTGTCCGTCTGA